The following nucleotide sequence is from Halobaculum sp. MBLA0147.
CGGCTGGGACGCCGACACACTCACTCTCGTCTACGCCGTCGAACTCGTCGTCGCGATCCTGTTCGCGGTGCCGAAGTCGCTGTTCGCCCAGCAGCCGCCGGAGTACGACTCCGAGGAGGAGTCTGGTGAAGCCACGTACACGTGGTCGTCGTCGCCGACACCCGCGCCGAAACCCGAGGCGAGTGCGCTCGAACGGCGGGTCGGCAGCCTCTCTCTCGTCGAGTGGCTCCCGCCAGTGTACCCCCGGAGTGTCCCGTTCCTCTCGACGTGGTTCGACGCCGTGGTGTTCCTCACGCTCGTCCTGGCGGGGTTTCTGATCGCGACACTCGATCCACTGACGCTCCTCGGCGACCGAACGGTTCTCGTGAGTGTCGGGTCGCTCGTCGCCTCGCACGGCGTCGCGTTCGTGGGTGGCTACCTCGGACGGCGACGCTACGAGACGGTCACGCCGAAGAGCGTCGCCGCAGTCCCGCTGCAGGAGGCGTCGATCGTCGCCGCGGTCGTGGTCGTCGGCGCGCGACTCGCGACGGCGGATCTGTTGGCCGTCGTCGTCCTCGCGAAGCTCCTCGTCGAGTGGGAGCGGTTCCGCGGCGAGGACGGGGTCTTCGGCTGGTTCGGCGACGGCGACGATCACGACGGTCCGACGGCGGCGACACTCCTCGACACCGACCCGTCGACGGAACTGCCGGACGGAGAGCCGTCTGTGACGATCCGTCCGGATCGACGCGCCGTCGTCGTCACGGGACTACTGCGAGCGGCCAATCGACTCCTCGTCCGAATCCCGCTGTTGGCGTTCGTCTGGATCGTCTCGGTCGGGGCGTGGGAACTCCCGTGGGTCGGCGTCACCGTCGCCGTGTTCGGGCTCGCCCCACTCGTGTGGTGTACGCTCTGGACAGTCGAGTACACACTCGCTCACGGGTGGGTCGTGTACCGGCGGTACGGTGACACGGTCGTCGTGTCCGACGAACTGGTCGACGCCGTCCAGTGGACGGCTCCGGTCGGTGCGTTCCGCGACGTGACACTCCGCGACGAACACCTCGCCGATCGCGTCTACGACACGCGGACGATCGCTCTCACGCCGACTGTGGCGGATCACGAGTGGGTCGCCGCCCACCTGCGGGCGGCACCCGACGCCGTGGACGCGTTCGAGCTCCCGCTGGCGGAGACCACGGTCGACCCACTCGACCGTCGCGTCGTCTGGACGACGGTCTGTCTGGTCGCCGTCGTTGCCGTCGCGGTCGGACTCGGCGTCTTCGTCGTCCCCGTCGGCTCGGTCCCGAGGCTGGCGCTCGTCACGTTCGGTGTCCCGTTCGCCCTCCTCTCACTCCAGGTCGTCTGGAACCGTGCGTACTCGGGGTGAGCGGTCGGTCGGCTCCTCTCCGGTGTGGTCTCGACCCGACACCCGTCTCTGCCACTCGGCGTGTCTCGCCGTCCGAGACACGACCAGAACCGACTTGTCGGCCGCCGACCAGGGAGTCACCGTGAGCGCCCTCGCCGGGACGCGGCACGGGACACGCTGGGTCCGCGTCGGCATCGCGGCACTCGTGATCGGGCTCCTCGCCGTCGTGCTCCTCACGACCGAAGTGGCGTTGCTCGCGGTCGTCGCGACGGGACTGTTGCGACTCGGTGGAGCCGTCGTGACGACTCTCGGAGCCGGTCCCGTGACCGGTCTCGTCGCCGCGACGCTCGGCTGTCTCTCGGTGTTCTGGGTCGTCGGTGCCGTCCACCGTGCGGCGAGCCGATCCGACGACGGGTTCGAGTTCGCACCACAGCTCCTCACCTACGCGTACGTCGCTCTGTTCGGTGCGTCGGTGTGGCTCGCGTGGACGTTGTTCCGACGACTGAGCGTGCCGCAGTGGGCACAGATTCTGGTCGGGATTCTCGCCATCGCGTCCTTCTACCCGGCGTTGGCCTACAAGCTCCAGCAACTCGACGTCGAGACGGAGATCGAGACGGAGACCGACCCGTTCTGGCGCGAGTCGTCAGACACGGACGACGAGAGTGCCTCCGAGCACATCTCGACGTTCGAGGGGCGAGAACACGGGCGAGACCTCGCCACCGGTGCCGCGTTCCTGCGAGCGGTCTGGCGAACTGGGACGGCACCGATCCGCGACCTGACCCGCCGAGCCGGGTGGCTCGGACCCCTCTGTCTCGGAGCCGTGGCACTCGTCGCGCTCGGTAGCCTCTGGCTCGCCGCGCGTCGCGGTGACACCGCGGCGCTGTACCGTCCGGTGGCGGTCGCAGTCGCTCTGCTGGCCACGAGCGCACACGTCGGAGGAGACCTCCACGCCGAACTGATGGAGAGCACGATCCTCGCCGAACTCGACGAGCGGTTCGACCGGGATCGACCGGCCGGTGGAAGGACGGACACCGGCACGACCAGCGGCCCGTCGAACGCCGACGCGACCGGTTCGTCGTCGGGCACGAGCGACGACACCGGCGGACCGAGTGTCGAGGCGCGACTGACACGGCTCGCCGGACAGGCGTCGGTTCCGACACCCGACCTGCGGATCCTCGACACGCGGCGTCCAGTCGCGGCCACGGTCGGCTACCGGGTGTCGGACGCGACGGTGGTGGTGTCGACCGGACTCGTCGACGCGCTCGACGAGGCGGAACTCGAGGCGGTGTTGGCCCACGAGGTGGCACACGTCGCCAACCGAGACGCTGCGGTCCTGACGGCGCTGTCGTTCCCACGCGTCGCGGCACGTCGCGTGTTCCAGCAGTACACACTCAACCCGCTGCTCGTCGTGTTCGCGCTGGTCACTGGGACGACGAGTCGACTGTGTGTCGCCGTCGTCGCTCGGGCGCGTGAGTACGCCGCAGACGACGGCGCGGTCGCGATCACCGGCGATCCCGCCGCACTCGCGAGCGCACTCGCGACGCTCGACGACACCGTAGATCGGCAGACGACGGCGGACCTGCGAGCCGTGGCCGCGTTCTCGATCGTTCCACCGGCCTGGGAACCCCACCGGTTCTTCGACCGGACGCGGCGACTCGTCCAGCGTGGGCTCTTCGGAACCCACCCGAGTACGAGTGAGCGGATCGAACGACTCCACGAGCGGACTCGCGAGTTCGAGCGTGAGACGTGATCTCGGGCGGTGTCGAGTCACCAGTCGACACCCGTTCGTCCGGCTACGACCGACGGCGGAGTCGACGGACGGTATCGACGAACTCGCTCGCCGTCGCCGCGTCGGGCGCGACGCGCCGGCGAACTGCGGGGTACGGCACCAGCGTCCCGACTTGGAGCCGGTCGCCGTCCGCGTCGACGCCGTCGAGACCACGCCACGGGAGGTGGACCGCGGTGCCGGCGCTCGACTCGAGAACGACGCCACTGTCGAGTGCGTAGCAGCGTCCGTCCGGATCACTACGTGCGGCGACCGAGAGCGCCACGCTGACGCCCATCGACAGCCCGAGGTCCCACCCCCAGAGCACAGCCACCACTGCGGTCC
It contains:
- a CDS encoding M48 family metallopeptidase, which translates into the protein MSALAGTRHGTRWVRVGIAALVIGLLAVVLLTTEVALLAVVATGLLRLGGAVVTTLGAGPVTGLVAATLGCLSVFWVVGAVHRAASRSDDGFEFAPQLLTYAYVALFGASVWLAWTLFRRLSVPQWAQILVGILAIASFYPALAYKLQQLDVETEIETETDPFWRESSDTDDESASEHISTFEGREHGRDLATGAAFLRAVWRTGTAPIRDLTRRAGWLGPLCLGAVALVALGSLWLAARRGDTAALYRPVAVAVALLATSAHVGGDLHAELMESTILAELDERFDRDRPAGGRTDTGTTSGPSNADATGSSSGTSDDTGGPSVEARLTRLAGQASVPTPDLRILDTRRPVAATVGYRVSDATVVVSTGLVDALDEAELEAVLAHEVAHVANRDAAVLTALSFPRVAARRVFQQYTLNPLLVVFALVTGTTSRLCVAVVARAREYAADDGAVAITGDPAALASALATLDDTVDRQTTADLRAVAAFSIVPPAWEPHRFFDRTRRLVQRGLFGTHPSTSERIERLHERTREFERET
- a CDS encoding DUF6498-containing protein; its protein translation is MSDRPGLPPTATEFAPTAAANLVPLVGVLTLGWDADTLTLVYAVELVVAILFAVPKSLFAQQPPEYDSEEESGEATYTWSSSPTPAPKPEASALERRVGSLSLVEWLPPVYPRSVPFLSTWFDAVVFLTLVLAGFLIATLDPLTLLGDRTVLVSVGSLVASHGVAFVGGYLGRRRYETVTPKSVAAVPLQEASIVAAVVVVGARLATADLLAVVVLAKLLVEWERFRGEDGVFGWFGDGDDHDGPTAATLLDTDPSTELPDGEPSVTIRPDRRAVVVTGLLRAANRLLVRIPLLAFVWIVSVGAWELPWVGVTVAVFGLAPLVWCTLWTVEYTLAHGWVVYRRYGDTVVVSDELVDAVQWTAPVGAFRDVTLRDEHLADRVYDTRTIALTPTVADHEWVAAHLRAAPDAVDAFELPLAETTVDPLDRRVVWTTVCLVAVVAVAVGLGVFVVPVGSVPRLALVTFGVPFALLSLQVVWNRAYSG